The Tenebrio molitor chromosome 3, icTenMoli1.1, whole genome shotgun sequence genome contains a region encoding:
- the CSN7 gene encoding COP9 signalosome complex subunit 7b isoform X2, whose translation MVVEKSPFSANALEQFVLLAKSTKGAACTELIKQVLEAPGVYVFGELLHMQNIEELSSTPQKNYYNTLNLFAYGTYKEYVANKKDLIDLSPAQKKKLQHLTIVTLATKSKCIPYSMLLEELGITNVRDLEDLIIEAIYADIIHGKLDQKNSQLEVDYAIGRDTRPEDVNVIVNCLQDWCSACEGVLACVETQIHRANTEKNRSMLRKAEVEQEISNIKKTLKTQLQERSDGTDEAMATDNREAAATSEKGKKSTKIKGLKLLR comes from the exons ATGGTGGTAGAAAAGTCACCCTTTTCTGCTAATGCCCTCGAGCAGTTCGTTTTGTTGGCGAAATCCACCAAAGGAGCCGCTTGCACCGAGCTTATCAAACAAGTCTTGGAAGCCCCCGGTGTTTACGTATTTGGCGAACTGCTCCACATGCAAAATATCGAGGAG CTGAGTAGTACAccgcaaaaaaattattacaatacTCTGAATTTATTCGCTTACGGAACGTACAAAGAATATGTAGCTAATAAGAAGGATTTGATCGACTTAAGCCCCGCTCAGAAGAAGAAACTTCAGCATTTAACGATAGTTACATTGGCAACAAAATCCAAG TGTATCCCGTACAGTATGTTGTTGGAAGAGTTAGGGATCACGAATGTGCGTGATTTGGAAGATCTGATAATCGAAGCGATTTACGCCGACATAATCCATGGAAAACTGGACCAGAAGAACAGTCAGTTGGAGGTGGACTACGCCATAGGCCGGGACACGCGTCCTGAAGACGTCAACGTGATAGTGAACTGTCTCCAGGACTGGTGTTCGGCGTGTGAAGGTGTCCTCGCGTGTGTCGAGACCCAGATCCACAGAGCCAACACCGAGAAGAATCGGTCGATGTTGAGAAAAGCCGAAGTGGAGCAAGAA ATCAGTAACATTAAGAAGACGTTGAAAACGCAACTGCAAGAGCGCTCTGACGGCACCGACGAAGCCATGGCCACAGACAATCGAGAAGCGGCGGCCACCAGTGAGAAAGGGAAGAAATCCACCAAAATAAAAG GATTAAAGCTTCTTCGTTGA
- the CSN7 gene encoding COP9 signalosome complex subunit 7b isoform X1, which yields MVVEKSPFSANALEQFVLLAKSTKGAACTELIKQVLEAPGVYVFGELLHMQNIEELSSTPQKNYYNTLNLFAYGTYKEYVANKKDLIDLSPAQKKKLQHLTIVTLATKSKCIPYSMLLEELGITNVRDLEDLIIEAIYADIIHGKLDQKNSQLEVDYAIGRDTRPEDVNVIVNCLQDWCSACEGVLACVETQIHRANTEKNRSMLRKAEVEQEISNIKKTLKTQLQERSDGTDEAMATDNREAAATSEKGKKSTKIKGIRHSSKFWLKS from the exons ATGGTGGTAGAAAAGTCACCCTTTTCTGCTAATGCCCTCGAGCAGTTCGTTTTGTTGGCGAAATCCACCAAAGGAGCCGCTTGCACCGAGCTTATCAAACAAGTCTTGGAAGCCCCCGGTGTTTACGTATTTGGCGAACTGCTCCACATGCAAAATATCGAGGAG CTGAGTAGTACAccgcaaaaaaattattacaatacTCTGAATTTATTCGCTTACGGAACGTACAAAGAATATGTAGCTAATAAGAAGGATTTGATCGACTTAAGCCCCGCTCAGAAGAAGAAACTTCAGCATTTAACGATAGTTACATTGGCAACAAAATCCAAG TGTATCCCGTACAGTATGTTGTTGGAAGAGTTAGGGATCACGAATGTGCGTGATTTGGAAGATCTGATAATCGAAGCGATTTACGCCGACATAATCCATGGAAAACTGGACCAGAAGAACAGTCAGTTGGAGGTGGACTACGCCATAGGCCGGGACACGCGTCCTGAAGACGTCAACGTGATAGTGAACTGTCTCCAGGACTGGTGTTCGGCGTGTGAAGGTGTCCTCGCGTGTGTCGAGACCCAGATCCACAGAGCCAACACCGAGAAGAATCGGTCGATGTTGAGAAAAGCCGAAGTGGAGCAAGAA ATCAGTAACATTAAGAAGACGTTGAAAACGCAACTGCAAGAGCGCTCTGACGGCACCGACGAAGCCATGGCCACAGACAATCGAGAAGCGGCGGCCACCAGTGAGAAAGGGAAGAAATCCACCAAAATAAAAGGTATAAGGCATAGCAGTAAGTTTTGGCTTAAATCATAA